From the Candidatus Aquicultor sp. genome, one window contains:
- a CDS encoding LuxR C-terminal-related transcriptional regulator codes for MPSMNFQLTKRQQEIMELLILGKRADGIALELHISINTVRRHLSLIYRHFGVTSQAQAIAIFFSAQKKQTPPAKSFVEETKLSEREQGVMALYQKGLGPKQIAAILSLAPSTVREYARRARNKIDAKTTQ; via the coding sequence ATGCCATCGATGAACTTTCAGCTAACAAAGAGACAGCAGGAAATCATGGAGCTGTTGATCCTAGGAAAAAGAGCAGATGGTATTGCCTTAGAACTACATATTTCAATTAATACTGTTCGGCGGCATTTATCTTTGATTTATCGACACTTCGGTGTCACATCACAAGCTCAGGCAATAGCGATTTTCTTTAGCGCTCAAAAGAAGCAGACCCCGCCAGCTAAGTCCTTTGTAGAAGAAACAAAGCTATCAGAACGTGAACAGGGCGTGATGGCTCTCTACCAAAAAGGCTTAGGCCCAAAGCAAATAGCCGCAATCCTTTCCCTAGCACCTTCTACTGTTAGAGAATATGCTCGTCGAGCCAGAA